Below is a genomic region from Bacteroidales bacterium.
TCAGATGCCTAAAGGTGTGAGTTTGATGTGAAATTTTCTCTCAATTACTTCCTTATATTTTTTTATATAATGCTTGTTTTTTTAAGACAAATATTATAAGAACTCACATTAAAAAGAAGAATCAATAATATTGATTCTTCTTTTTAAAATCGGGTAAAAAAGGTGAAAAATTGAATTAGTTTGTATCTATTAACCAAGCTAACCCCATAGCAACAAAATTCATGGGATGATTAATACCTGTTCCGAGAGAAAAATCAACTTGGAAATTCTTTTTAAGAAGGAAGAAAATACCGCTGTTTATACTTGCGGTATGTGTGCTGAATTCAGCTAAATTTCCGTACGGTTCAATAAAAAAACCGAATTTATTATTTACGTTGTATCCTAAACCTATACTGTAAAGCATTGAGCTTTCTCCGTTTCCGTTATAAATATATCCTATATTATACCCTAAACCGAGTTTGTCGGTTAAAACATGAGAAACTGCAATTTTATTTATTGTTGCATACGTTCCGTTTGTATAAAGTGCTGAGCCGGTAGGTACGGAAAGGTGTGTTTCAAAAGCAATCTCTGTTTTTGCATTTTCTTTTTTAAAAATTTGAATTTTAGTCCCTACTTCAATATCACTGAATCCTACTGTTTTAGAAGAACTATAATAGGGATAATCGTAAATGTCTTTTCTGTATTGGCTCAATAATCTCAATTCTACTCGTTTTGTAAGCCCGAACCTGAACAATGTTATCGGAGAAGTTACATTTATTACGGGGTACAAATCATTTCCCGAAATCTGTCTTACTATGCCTGTTTCTATTTGAAAACTTCCTTTCGGTAAAACAGAAGATGATTCTGATTGTGTTGGTCTTTCGGTAACTATTTGAGCATTAATGTTTATGCTGACAGCAGTGATGAGGAAGATAAGTGAAATTTTAAATTTTTGCATCTTTTTTATTTTAATAAGTAAAACGAAGTTTTCTTTCAAATATACTAAATTATTTCATATTTTCAAAAACACGCTTAACTCCTTTATAGTTTATAGTTTTGTTTTTTTTAATAAAATTAATTGTGTTTTCAGCATCAATTATTGTATATTTTTTTCCGCCTTTTAAAAAATTCAAATTATATGATGTCGCCATATAATCATTAACGACAACGCTGTAAGTTTTTTTATCAAGTTCTGTTTTATCGGAAGTTAACAGTTTAACTTTTTTAAGTTTCTTTTTTTCTGAAACTGTTAAATTGATAATTAAACCGCTTACCTGTAATTCATTGTTTTGATGAAATTTAAATGTGTATTTTATCAGTTTTTTTATTTGTTTGGGTGTTAAATTATATTCAACAAAAGTATTCCCGAAAGGTGAAAGTTCAAAGATTTGCTTAACGGTAATTTTTCCTTTCGGAAGTTGGTGTGTACGAATGCCTCCGTTATTTTGAAAAGCAATATCAACATTTAAGGTATCTCGCATTGCATCTGTCATCATTGAACCGAGTTCGTCTTTTCCGGTAATATCATCATCAGCATATCCGATAACTATGTAAAGACCGGGATTATTATTGTATTGTTTTATTAATCCGGCAATTTCTTCATCGTATCTTGTTGCATCTCTTAAACCTATCATTGTATCTTTCTTAGAGATGAGTTCATGATTAACAACTTTTAAAGTCATTACCCCGAAATAGTTAACATAAGACCCGGATTGTGTAACTAATGTATTTCCTTTTAAATCTCCTTGCTGAAGTTTTGTATGGGAATGACCTCCGATAATTGCATCAAAAACGGGAATCTTTTTTGCAAGTTTTAAATCTCTTTTATAGCCGAGGTGTGTAAGAGCAATAAAAATATCAGAAGAATCTTTGTAGCTTTTATATTTTTTTGCAACTTCAATCGGGTCTTTAAAAGAAATGTTTTTTAATTTCATGGGGCTGCTGCTGGGAATACCTTGTTTGTTTGTTTGTGTAAGACCTAAAATGCCAATTGAAATTCCGTTTTTTGTTTTCAATTTTATATAATCAACAGGTTTATTCAGTTCTGCATTATTATCAGGGAAAATATTTGCCGAAATAAACGGAAAGTCAGCTTCTTTTCTGTATATGTTAAAGTTTTTTTGACCGTAGTCAAATTCGTGATTTCCTATTGCAGAAGCATCATAAGAAATTTTATTCATTAAATCAACCATTGGGTACCCGGGATTTTTATATTGGTCAACAACGGGGTTGCCGGTAAAATTATCACCTGCCGAAAGTAAAAAAACATTATTGTATTTACTTCTGTAATGTTTCACAAAGTATGCAAGTTTTGCCATATTATCAATTTTTGCGTGCATATCATTTGTATGCAGGATAATAATTTCGGTTGTATCATTCTGCCCTGTAACTTTTGAGAATAAAGTTGATGATACCAATAATATGCCGATAAATATTCTGTTCAGTTTCTTCATAATTTATTATTTAAAGCCCAAAAATAAAAAATCCTGCCAACTTACAGACAGGATTTAGAATTGTTTTATTTGTATTTTTTATATTCCGAATCTTTTTTGATTTCTTTTCAGAATTTTATTTAAAGCTTTTGCAGGCTTTTTAAATTTATTTACAAACATCATTGAAGCAATAATGTACGGTTTATATCCTGCCTCTTTGTATGTTTCAATTCTGTATTTTTCAAAAACTTTGTCGGTTACTTCTCCTTCCTCGCAACTTAAACCTGAAATGTCAGCCGGAAGCGGATGCATATATAAAGCTTTTCCGTCTTTTGTGAGTTTAACTTTATCGTCATCAACTGTCCAATCTTTGAAGTTTGCATTTTCGGCTAATGCTTCTTTTTCAAGTTTTTTTAAACCTTCAGTATCTTTATTTTTAAGAAGTTCAGTTCTCTTTTCCATTACATGATAAGGAGCCCAACTTTTCGGGTAAATAATATCAGCATCTTTAAATGCCTCTTCCATATTGTCAACAATTTTAAACGAACCGCCGCTTTCTTTTGCTTGTTTTGCTGCAAGTTCTTCAACTTCGGGAATTAAATTATATCCTTTCGGGTAAGCAAGTTCTACATTCATTCCGAAGCGTGTCATTAAACCTATAATTCCTTGCGGAACGGAAAGAGGTTTTCCGTAACTTGGTGAATATGCCCAAGAAACTGCAATTTTTTTACCTTTTAAGTTTTCTAAACTTCCGAATTTATCAATTAAATGTTGTAAGTCAGCCATTGATTGGGTAGGGTGGTCTATATCGCATTGAAGATTTACGATGCCGGGGCGTTTGGGTAAAACACCGTTTTTATATCCGTCATCAAGTGCTTCACCGACTTCACGCATATATTTATTTCCTTCACCGAGATACATATCGTCTCTTATTCCTATGTAATCCGAAAGAAATGATATCATATTTGCGGTTTCTCTTACTGTTTCTCCGTGTGCAATTTGCGATTTTGTTTCATCAAGGTCTTGAATTTCCATTCCCAGCATATTAGATGCCGATGCAAAAGAAAAACGAGTTCTGGTTGAGTTATCTCTGAATTGTGAAACTGCTAAACCGGAATCAAAAACTTTTGATGAGATATTGTTATCACGCATATCTTTTAATATTTCAGCTACTTTTAAGACGGTTTTTAAATCGTCTTCACTTTTTTCCCACGTCAGCAGAAAGTCTTTACCGAATAATTCCGGTTTCAATTTTTTAAGTTCTTTTATTTTGTCTTTTATATTCATAATTAATGTTTTTCAATATTATTTGTCTTCGGAAATCATATAGGCAAATGCAGCGTAGAAAGCACTTGCTTTTACAAGATGTTCAATCGGTACTTTTTCATCGGGAGCATGTGCTAAAACTTCATTTCCCGGACCGAAACCTATCATCGGAATATCATAATAACCGTTAATGGTTACACCGTTTGTTGAAAAAGTCCATTTGTCAATTTTAGGTTCAGAATTAAATAAAGCTTTATATGCTTCTCTGCCTGTTTGCACAACTTTGTGGTTTTCAGGAATTTTCCATGTGGGATAGTATTTTTCCATTCCGTATTTTAAACCTGTGTATGCTTTTTCTTCATAATACAGTACTTCAACTTTTCCGCCGTGTTGAGAAACAACTTCTTCAACTTCTTTTACGGCACTTTCTTTTGTTTCTCCCCAAGTTAAGCGTCTGTCGAGATGCAAATGTGCATAATCAGAAACAGCACAAAGGGAAGGACTGCCTGATTTGAATTCAGAAATAGTAACTGTTCCTTTTCCGAGGAATTCATCATCTTTTATTCTTTCGTTAAGTTTTTCAATTTCTAATGCTGCTCTTGAAGCTTTATAAATAGCATTATCTCCTCTTTCGGGAGCAGAACCGTGACAAGAAATTCCGGCAA
It encodes:
- a CDS encoding transporter, encoding MQKFKISLIFLITAVSININAQIVTERPTQSESSSVLPKGSFQIETGIVRQISGNDLYPVINVTSPITLFRFGLTKRVELRLLSQYRKDIYDYPYYSSSKTVGFSDIEVGTKIQIFKKENAKTEIAFETHLSVPTGSALYTNGTYATINKIAVSHVLTDKLGLGYNIGYIYNGNGESSMLYSIGLGYNVNNKFGFFIEPYGNLAEFSTHTASINSGIFFLLKKNFQVDFSLGTGINHPMNFVAMGLAWLIDTN
- a CDS encoding bifunctional metallophosphatase/5'-nucleotidase — encoded protein: MKKLNRIFIGILLVSSTLFSKVTGQNDTTEIIILHTNDMHAKIDNMAKLAYFVKHYRSKYNNVFLLSAGDNFTGNPVVDQYKNPGYPMVDLMNKISYDASAIGNHEFDYGQKNFNIYRKEADFPFISANIFPDNNAELNKPVDYIKLKTKNGISIGILGLTQTNKQGIPSSSPMKLKNISFKDPIEVAKKYKSYKDSSDIFIALTHLGYKRDLKLAKKIPVFDAIIGGHSHTKLQQGDLKGNTLVTQSGSYVNYFGVMTLKVVNHELISKKDTMIGLRDATRYDEEIAGLIKQYNNNPGLYIVIGYADDDITGKDELGSMMTDAMRDTLNVDIAFQNNGGIRTHQLPKGKITVKQIFELSPFGNTFVEYNLTPKQIKKLIKYTFKFHQNNELQVSGLIINLTVSEKKKLKKVKLLTSDKTELDKKTYSVVVNDYMATSYNLNFLKGGKKYTIIDAENTINFIKKNKTINYKGVKRVFENMK
- the ygeW gene encoding knotted carbamoyltransferase YgeW, which translates into the protein MNIKDKIKELKKLKPELFGKDFLLTWEKSEDDLKTVLKVAEILKDMRDNNISSKVFDSGLAVSQFRDNSTRTRFSFASASNMLGMEIQDLDETKSQIAHGETVRETANMISFLSDYIGIRDDMYLGEGNKYMREVGEALDDGYKNGVLPKRPGIVNLQCDIDHPTQSMADLQHLIDKFGSLENLKGKKIAVSWAYSPSYGKPLSVPQGIIGLMTRFGMNVELAYPKGYNLIPEVEELAAKQAKESGGSFKIVDNMEEAFKDADIIYPKSWAPYHVMEKRTELLKNKDTEGLKKLEKEALAENANFKDWTVDDDKVKLTKDGKALYMHPLPADISGLSCEEGEVTDKVFEKYRIETYKEAGYKPYIIASMMFVNKFKKPAKALNKILKRNQKRFGI
- a CDS encoding YgeY family selenium metabolism-linked hydrolase, encoding MENYIKKINEAAEKYKNYTAENLSKLVKIKSVSMEEKDVQLELKRQMEEAGFDEVRIDGLGNVIGRIGNGKKILAVDAHMDTVDLGNLDNWTFDPLGGEIKDGFVHGRGTVDQEGGAAAFVTSGRILKELGFDRDWTIYFTGTVMEEDCDGLCWKYIVEEEKIKPDFAISTEPTNLNIYRGHRGRMEMRVTFAGISCHGSAPERGDNAIYKASRAALEIEKLNERIKDDEFLGKGTVTISEFKSGSPSLCAVSDYAHLHLDRRLTWGETKESAVKEVEEVVSQHGGKVEVLYYEEKAYTGLKYGMEKYYPTWKIPENHKVVQTGREAYKALFNSEPKIDKWTFSTNGVTINGYYDIPMIGFGPGNEVLAHAPDEKVPIEHLVKASAFYAAFAYMISEDK